Proteins encoded within one genomic window of Nitrospinota bacterium:
- the pheS gene encoding phenylalanine--tRNA ligase subunit alpha — MGDISLTGKLEQLKASILAQIGASADGATIENIRVAVLGKKGELTGMMKSLGSIPPAERPAAGAAFNDVKTAIEGAIAAKLSDIRKKEVTERLANEEFDITVPGRPIGMGHFHPIGSVMEELIGIFTNLGFRVEEGPEVETDDYNFRMLNFPDDHPARDMQDTFYLQNGARLLRTHTSPVQIHSMLKHKPPFSVIAPGRVFRCDSDITHSPVFHQLEGFHVDRDVNFGHLKGTLELFVRRLYGKDTKLRFRPSFFPFTEPSAEMDVSCVICGARGCRVCKGSGWLEIGGAGMIDPNVLKAVGYDPEEWTGFAFGYGVERIAMLKYGIDDIRLLFENDVRFLSQF, encoded by the coding sequence ATGGGGGACATTTCACTTACCGGAAAGCTTGAACAGCTCAAGGCCAGTATCCTTGCGCAAATCGGGGCAAGCGCGGACGGCGCCACGATAGAAAACATCCGCGTGGCGGTCCTGGGCAAGAAGGGGGAGCTTACCGGGATGATGAAATCGCTTGGGAGCATCCCCCCAGCCGAACGGCCCGCCGCCGGGGCCGCCTTCAACGATGTCAAGACCGCCATAGAGGGCGCCATCGCCGCCAAACTTTCCGATATAAGAAAAAAAGAGGTCACCGAACGGCTGGCCAACGAAGAGTTCGACATCACCGTCCCCGGCCGCCCAATCGGCATGGGTCATTTTCACCCCATCGGCTCGGTGATGGAAGAGCTTATCGGCATTTTCACGAACCTGGGCTTCCGGGTGGAAGAAGGGCCGGAGGTGGAGACGGACGATTACAACTTCCGCATGCTAAACTTCCCGGACGATCATCCCGCGCGGGACATGCAGGACACTTTCTACCTCCAGAACGGCGCGCGGCTTCTGCGCACACACACGTCCCCTGTGCAGATACATTCGATGTTAAAGCACAAGCCTCCTTTCTCGGTGATCGCGCCGGGCCGGGTGTTCCGCTGCGATTCGGACATCACCCATTCGCCGGTGTTCCACCAGCTTGAGGGTTTCCATGTGGACCGGGACGTCAACTTCGGCCACCTTAAAGGGACGCTGGAGCTTTTCGTCCGCAGGCTGTATGGCAAGGACACAAAGCTCCGGTTCCGCCCAAGCTTTTTCCCGTTCACCGAGCCGTCCGCCGAGATGGACGTAAGCTGCGTGATCTGCGGCGCCAGGGGGTGCCGGGTGTGCAAAGGGAGCGGCTGGCTTGAGATAGGCGGCGCGGGGATGATAGACCCCAACGTGCTAAAGGCCGTGGGGTACGATCCGGAGGAGTGGACCGGGTTCGCCTTCGGATACGGGGTGGAGCGGATCGCGATGCTCAAGTACGGCATTGACGATATCCGCCTGTTGTTTGAAAACGACGTAAGATTCCTTTCGCAGTTTTAA
- a CDS encoding phenylalanine--tRNA ligase subunit beta — MNISCLWLKELVDFALSPEELAATLTGLGLETALRDDRRGWYKNIVAGKVLEVTAHPNADKLRLTRVDVGPLGVKRIVCGAPNVAAGQLVPVALIGAVLPDGLKIEPRKVRGEMSEGMICSEAELKLSGGHDGIMVLEGDIKPGTPFSDAFEVCDTVLEIDLTPNRGDCLSMIGIAREVAAATGGSVKRPSAQIAESSDPASSKISVQIASPELCPRYAGRMITGVKVGKTPFWMRRRLSALGVRSINNIVDVTNYILMETGHPLHAFDHQNLEGAKIVVRRAAEGEKFTTLDGKSHTLTKDNLLIADANRGVALAGIMGGQNSEVTAGTTQIMLEAAYFDPACIRRTARALSISSESSYRFERGTDVDGLIYAQDRAAKLIAQTGGGAVMMGRVDAYPKPIARRSVTLRFARLNKILGISVDADEAAGILNRLEMPAEKRDAASVTVSVPYARSDIEREIDLIEEVARHIGYDRIIPSIPQVAVSEDGVSRGLTERMFVRNHLRSLGMMEGFRLSFINMESLDKLYLPADHGARAAAPLDNPLSSEWTHLRTTLIPGMVSSMRGADDAKIFEIGKVFISRGHQAAPLEWWSLCGAVTEAIKPGLYSGRAGKRDFGDIKGIVESVMDALGHGADTRFVPSGHPFYYPKRQADVSVGDQVVGHFGQVHPDTLEAYEISGELFVFELNLDAIAIIGPGVKKFAQLPKFPPVKRDLAVVVDEKVTLARLIEVIRAHGGAGIAGVTPFDIYRGEKLGEGKKSVAFSLEMRAAGRTLTDEEADKVFGAIVAGLEKDCAAKLR; from the coding sequence ATGAACATATCCTGTCTTTGGCTCAAAGAGCTTGTTGATTTTGCCCTCTCGCCGGAGGAACTGGCCGCCACGCTCACTGGCCTCGGGCTGGAGACGGCGCTACGGGACGACCGGCGCGGGTGGTATAAAAACATCGTCGCCGGCAAAGTGCTGGAGGTGACGGCCCATCCAAACGCGGACAAACTGCGGTTGACCCGGGTGGACGTGGGACCGCTGGGGGTCAAACGGATTGTATGCGGCGCGCCCAACGTGGCGGCGGGGCAGCTTGTGCCTGTGGCGCTCATCGGCGCGGTGTTGCCGGACGGGTTGAAGATAGAGCCGCGCAAGGTGCGTGGCGAGATGTCCGAAGGGATGATATGTTCCGAAGCGGAGTTAAAGCTTTCCGGCGGCCACGACGGTATCATGGTTCTGGAGGGGGATATAAAGCCCGGAACGCCGTTTTCGGATGCGTTCGAAGTGTGCGACACGGTGCTTGAAATCGACCTCACCCCCAACCGGGGCGACTGTCTTAGCATGATCGGCATCGCCCGGGAGGTGGCCGCCGCGACGGGTGGGAGCGTGAAAAGACCATCGGCCCAGATCGCGGAATCGTCCGACCCGGCTTCATCGAAAATCTCCGTCCAGATCGCCTCGCCGGAGCTTTGCCCCAGGTATGCTGGCAGGATGATAACCGGCGTGAAGGTGGGCAAAACACCTTTCTGGATGCGGCGCAGGCTTTCTGCGCTGGGAGTGCGTTCGATAAACAATATAGTGGACGTGACCAATTACATTTTGATGGAGACCGGCCATCCGCTCCATGCCTTCGATCACCAAAACCTGGAAGGGGCTAAGATCGTCGTGCGGCGCGCGGCGGAGGGGGAAAAGTTCACCACGCTGGACGGCAAATCGCACACCCTGACGAAAGACAACCTGCTTATCGCCGACGCGAACAGAGGCGTGGCCCTGGCCGGGATAATGGGGGGGCAGAATTCGGAAGTCACCGCCGGCACAACACAAATAATGCTGGAAGCGGCCTATTTCGATCCGGCATGCATCCGCAGGACGGCCCGGGCGCTTTCCATATCGTCCGAATCGTCATACCGTTTCGAACGCGGGACGGACGTGGATGGGCTGATATACGCCCAGGACCGCGCGGCGAAACTCATTGCGCAAACAGGCGGCGGCGCGGTGATGATGGGGAGGGTGGACGCGTATCCAAAGCCCATCGCCAGACGAAGCGTCACTTTGCGCTTTGCCCGGCTGAACAAGATTCTCGGGATCAGCGTTGACGCGGACGAAGCGGCGGGGATTCTCAACCGGCTGGAGATGCCGGCGGAAAAGCGGGACGCCGCCAGCGTCACCGTATCCGTTCCATACGCCCGTTCCGACATCGAGCGGGAGATAGACCTTATCGAGGAAGTGGCGCGCCACATAGGTTACGACCGGATTATCCCCTCCATCCCGCAGGTGGCGGTGAGCGAGGACGGCGTTTCACGCGGGCTTACGGAGCGGATGTTTGTGCGAAACCATCTGCGCTCGCTTGGGATGATGGAAGGATTCAGGCTCAGTTTCATCAATATGGAGTCGCTGGACAAGCTTTATCTTCCGGCGGACCACGGGGCCCGGGCTGCGGCGCCGCTGGACAATCCGTTGTCGTCGGAGTGGACCCATCTTCGCACCACGCTGATCCCCGGCATGGTATCCTCCATGCGCGGCGCCGATGACGCGAAGATATTCGAGATCGGGAAAGTGTTCATAAGCCGGGGCCATCAGGCGGCCCCGCTGGAATGGTGGTCTTTGTGCGGGGCGGTGACGGAGGCCATAAAGCCGGGCCTTTACAGCGGCCGGGCGGGCAAACGCGATTTCGGCGACATCAAGGGAATCGTGGAATCGGTGATGGACGCGCTGGGACATGGCGCGGACACAAGGTTCGTCCCTTCCGGGCATCCGTTCTATTATCCGAAGCGGCAGGCGGACGTGTCCGTCGGCGATCAGGTTGTTGGGCATTTCGGGCAGGTGCATCCGGACACGCTGGAGGCGTATGAAATATCCGGTGAGCTTTTCGTTTTCGAGCTGAACCTGGACGCCATCGCAATTATCGGGCCCGGCGTAAAAAAGTTTGCCCAACTTCCAAAATTCCCGCCGGTGAAAAGAGACCTGGCTGTGGTGGTGGATGAAAAGGTGACGCTGGCACGGCTCATCGAAGTGATCCGCGCCCATGGCGGCGCCGGTATCGCCGGAGTCACCCCCTTTGACATATACCGGGGCGAAAAGCTGGGGGAAGGGAAGAAGAGCGTGGCCTTCTCGCTGGAGATGCGCGCCGCGGGCCGCACCCTCACCGACGAAGAGGCGGACAAAGTGTTCGGCGCCATAGTGGCCGGGCTGGAGAAAGACTGCGCCGCGAAATTGCGGTGA
- a CDS encoding ATP-binding protein — MQLRFPFPTTRKDTFANLIVDERNAHTASICKTFATGEDVSVKSLVVYGAAGSGKTHLLCAMGDMAAKDAGEEASLYLDGAALVEAVESAATYEELKGRIQNFESAFFLAVDNLDIIEGNNAAEDQVFHLYNAVVQSGGRFAAAVAKPPVDWKFQDHLSTRLLWGHALAVNPVGDGKRVSVLIKVAADLGVKLPENVAQWLLTRLSRDPKEQIAAIEAIDRHSLTTGKKVSISLVREALGQPPEMDGSI, encoded by the coding sequence ATGCAACTGAGATTCCCCTTTCCAACCACCCGGAAAGACACCTTCGCAAACCTTATTGTGGATGAGCGGAACGCCCATACTGCAAGTATCTGCAAGACCTTCGCCACGGGAGAGGATGTTTCAGTGAAAAGTCTCGTGGTGTATGGCGCGGCAGGGTCTGGAAAGACCCATCTTCTATGCGCGATGGGGGATATGGCGGCGAAAGACGCCGGGGAAGAGGCGTCCCTTTACCTGGACGGAGCGGCGCTTGTGGAGGCGGTGGAGTCCGCGGCGACATATGAGGAACTGAAGGGCCGGATACAAAATTTCGAGAGCGCTTTCTTCCTCGCCGTGGACAACCTGGACATTATCGAGGGGAACAATGCCGCCGAAGACCAGGTGTTCCATCTATATAATGCCGTGGTGCAGTCCGGCGGAAGGTTTGCGGCGGCTGTCGCAAAGCCCCCTGTGGATTGGAAGTTCCAGGATCACCTATCCACAAGGCTTTTGTGGGGCCACGCATTGGCTGTAAATCCGGTGGGGGACGGCAAAAGGGTGTCCGTATTGATAAAAGTGGCGGCGGATCTTGGAGTGAAGCTTCCGGAGAACGTGGCGCAATGGCTTTTGACGAGGCTTTCGCGCGATCCGAAAGAGCAGATCGCGGCGATAGAGGCAATAGACCGCCATTCGTTGACAACGGGCAAGAAAGTGAGTATATCCCTTGTCAGGGAAGCGCTTGGCCAACCACCGGAAATGGACGGGAGCATATGA
- the leuC gene encoding 3-isopropylmalate dehydratase large subunit, giving the protein MGMTITEKILAAHAGVDSVKPGEIINCKVDIALGNDITAPIAIKEFENAGAKKVFDRSRVALVPDHFAPNKDIASAGQTKAMRIFARTHDIENYFEVGEMGIEHALLPERNLTLPGDVIIGADSHTCTYGALGAFATGIGSTDLAATMITGKIWFKVPETMKFVFKGKKKNKWISGKDLILYTIGKIGVSGALYRAMEFTGPMIEDATMDDRFSLANMAVEAGAKNGIVKADKKTLDFIAAQDTKPVREWKTYESDADAEYHSVLEFDGADIDLQVAFPHLPENAKPIGEAAGVKLDQVVVGSCTNGRFADLEIVAGILKGRHVAKGLRLIIIPATQKIYKKAMKAGLLETFIDAGAVVSTPTCGPCLGGHMGILAEGERCLATTNRNFVGRMGHPKSEVYLASPAVAAASAVTGVITNPDDVAG; this is encoded by the coding sequence ATGGGAATGACGATCACTGAAAAGATTCTGGCCGCCCACGCGGGGGTGGATTCCGTTAAACCGGGCGAGATAATCAACTGCAAGGTGGACATCGCCCTGGGCAACGACATCACGGCGCCCATCGCCATAAAGGAATTCGAGAACGCCGGGGCCAAAAAAGTTTTCGACAGGTCGCGCGTGGCCCTTGTGCCGGACCATTTCGCGCCGAACAAGGACATCGCCAGCGCCGGGCAGACGAAAGCCATGCGCATTTTCGCCAGGACGCACGATATTGAGAATTATTTCGAGGTCGGCGAGATGGGGATAGAGCACGCCCTGTTGCCGGAACGGAATTTGACACTTCCCGGCGACGTCATCATCGGGGCGGACAGCCACACCTGCACATACGGCGCGCTGGGCGCCTTCGCCACAGGCATCGGCAGCACGGACCTGGCGGCCACGATGATCACCGGCAAGATATGGTTCAAGGTGCCCGAGACGATGAAGTTCGTCTTCAAAGGGAAGAAAAAGAACAAGTGGATATCCGGCAAGGACCTGATTTTGTACACCATAGGCAAGATCGGCGTTTCCGGCGCACTGTACCGCGCCATGGAGTTTACCGGCCCTATGATAGAAGATGCCACCATGGACGACAGATTCTCCCTGGCGAACATGGCGGTGGAAGCGGGCGCCAAGAACGGGATAGTGAAGGCGGACAAAAAGACGCTGGATTTCATCGCCGCGCAGGACACCAAGCCAGTGCGCGAATGGAAAACGTATGAGTCCGACGCGGACGCGGAGTATCACAGCGTGCTGGAGTTTGACGGGGCGGACATAGACCTGCAGGTTGCCTTCCCGCACCTGCCGGAGAACGCAAAGCCCATCGGCGAGGCCGCCGGGGTGAAGCTTGACCAGGTGGTGGTGGGCTCCTGCACAAACGGGCGCTTCGCCGATCTGGAAATCGTGGCCGGCATACTCAAAGGGCGCCATGTGGCCAAGGGTTTGCGGCTGATAATCATCCCCGCCACGCAGAAGATATATAAGAAGGCGATGAAGGCCGGCCTGCTGGAGACCTTTATAGACGCGGGCGCGGTGGTGTCCACCCCCACATGCGGGCCGTGTCTTGGCGGGCACATGGGGATTCTGGCGGAAGGGGAGAGATGCCTGGCCACCACGAACCGCAACTTCGTGGGCCGGATGGGGCATCCGAAATCAGAGGTATATCTGGCGTCGCCTGCGGTGGCGGCGGCCTCGGCGGTGACCGGGGTGATCACAAATCCGGACGACGTGGCCGGTTAG
- the leuD gene encoding 3-isopropylmalate dehydratase small subunit — translation MSVSGKAHKFGSNVDTDLIIPARYLNTSDPKELAKHVMEDADPAFAGNVRGGDIIVAGDNFGCGSSREHAPIAIKAAGVSCVIAPFFARIFYRNAFNMGLPILECKEAADEIKTGDELSVDYATGVIKDHTSGKTYQAAPIPPFMQELIAAGGLMAYTVKQAK, via the coding sequence ATGAGCGTATCAGGCAAAGCGCACAAGTTCGGTTCCAACGTGGACACCGATTTGATAATACCGGCAAGATATCTGAACACGTCCGACCCGAAGGAACTTGCAAAGCACGTGATGGAAGACGCGGATCCGGCCTTCGCGGGCAATGTGAGGGGAGGGGACATCATCGTGGCGGGGGACAACTTTGGGTGCGGCTCCTCCCGCGAACACGCGCCGATTGCCATCAAGGCGGCTGGCGTTTCCTGCGTCATCGCGCCGTTTTTCGCCCGGATTTTCTATCGCAACGCCTTTAACATGGGCTTGCCGATACTGGAGTGCAAAGAGGCGGCCGACGAGATAAAGACCGGCGACGAGCTTTCGGTGGACTATGCCACCGGCGTGATAAAGGACCACACCAGCGGCAAGACATACCAGGCCGCCCCCATTCCCCCGTTCATGCAGGAGCTTATCGCAGCCGGAGGGCTTATGGCCTACACGGTGAAACAGGCGAAGTAA
- a CDS encoding DUF1778 domain-containing protein, whose protein sequence is MGTSNAAGRGETINLRASRKQKALIDRAAETLGRSRSDFMLESACREAEAILLDRRFFALSPDAFARFAAMLDNPPESNPKLRRLLHAKAPWNR, encoded by the coding sequence ATGGGGACAAGCAATGCGGCGGGGCGTGGTGAAACAATCAACCTGCGCGCCAGCCGCAAACAGAAAGCGTTGATTGACCGGGCGGCGGAAACGCTTGGCAGGAGCCGGTCTGATTTCATGCTCGAATCAGCGTGCAGGGAAGCGGAAGCGATCCTGCTTGACCGCAGGTTTTTTGCGCTCTCACCAGACGCGTTCGCGCGTTTTGCCGCCATGCTTGACAACCCGCCCGAAAGCAATCCGAAGTTGCGGCGGCTTCTTCATGCAAAGGCGCCTTGGAACCGTTAA
- a CDS encoding GNAT family N-acetyltransferase: MSPPVKLSAEHDLSGFDSGEPVLDEWLRRRALQNEASGASRTYIACAGRRVAGYYTLAVGAAARVDSPGRVRRNMPDPLPVMVIGRLAVDKRFQGRGVGTGLLRDAILRTLRAAQIAGIRGILVHAISEEAKRFYESLGFYPSPVDPLTLMITVAEAVKQAK; encoded by the coding sequence ATAAGCCCTCCCGTTAAACTGTCCGCGGAGCATGACCTGTCCGGATTTGATTCCGGAGAACCGGTCCTGGATGAATGGTTGCGCCGCCGCGCTCTTCAAAACGAGGCGAGTGGAGCGTCGCGCACTTATATCGCCTGCGCCGGCAGGCGCGTGGCGGGCTACTATACCCTGGCGGTTGGCGCGGCCGCGAGGGTGGATTCGCCGGGAAGGGTGAGGCGTAACATGCCCGATCCTTTGCCGGTGATGGTGATAGGGAGGCTTGCGGTTGACAAGCGGTTTCAGGGCAGGGGCGTCGGGACCGGGTTGTTGCGTGACGCCATATTGCGCACCCTGCGGGCGGCTCAAATCGCCGGAATCAGGGGCATACTGGTTCATGCTATTTCAGAAGAGGCGAAGCGCTTTTATGAGAGCCTCGGTTTTTACCCCTCGCCAGTGGATCCTCTGACGTTAATGATCACTGTCGCGGAGGCGGTGAAGCAGGCTAAGTAG
- a CDS encoding helix-turn-helix transcriptional regulator, whose protein sequence is MKLVSMPGRNVDLKKPLYSIKIGRADSDPAGEEHPTDGETTFTSSDSNVKSSIHIIPRRAKDAVVTHSRIEVNRDEPFVMNITRPVDSDSLGITVVFSGSSSITFENGDTCRFVQGHCTMMGIHPYGMAEWKINPGRVYETTSFTYSRDERLEMLKDIKLPPALAELAADHIKTRVIWEAPALPAFLRIARETKANPYRGAAKQFFLESKALEMFSELVTMLDQTPREGNTIGEQELKQLNNIRDSLVARYDNPPSLIELAAEAGMNYKKLNQKFQQAFGTTMHGFLRDYRLERGQKMIKEGMGVKETSHKLGYTHPSNFIHAYRRKFGHPPGAGRRIPE, encoded by the coding sequence ATGAAACTTGTATCCATGCCGGGGAGAAACGTGGACTTAAAAAAGCCTTTGTATTCCATCAAAATAGGGCGGGCGGACAGCGATCCAGCGGGGGAGGAGCACCCAACTGACGGTGAGACGACCTTTACTTCGTCGGACAGCAACGTAAAGTCCAGCATCCACATAATCCCCCGGCGGGCCAAAGACGCAGTGGTGACCCACTCGCGGATAGAAGTGAACAGGGATGAACCTTTCGTGATGAACATCACCCGTCCGGTTGACAGCGACAGCCTGGGCATTACGGTGGTGTTCAGCGGATCGTCCTCGATAACTTTCGAGAACGGGGACACATGCCGGTTCGTGCAGGGCCATTGCACGATGATGGGCATCCACCCCTACGGCATGGCCGAATGGAAGATCAATCCGGGCAGAGTGTACGAGACGACGTCCTTCACCTATTCGCGGGATGAGCGGCTTGAAATGTTGAAGGACATCAAATTGCCGCCTGCATTAGCGGAGCTGGCCGCCGATCATATCAAAACAAGGGTGATTTGGGAGGCTCCGGCCTTGCCCGCCTTCCTGCGGATCGCGCGGGAGACGAAGGCGAACCCCTATCGCGGCGCGGCCAAACAGTTTTTTCTGGAATCCAAGGCGCTGGAAATGTTCTCGGAACTGGTCACCATGCTAGACCAGACTCCCCGTGAGGGAAATACCATAGGCGAACAGGAATTGAAGCAGTTGAACAACATCCGGGACTCGCTGGTGGCGCGGTACGACAATCCGCCGTCTCTCATAGAGCTTGCCGCCGAGGCTGGCATGAATTACAAGAAACTAAACCAAAAGTTCCAACAGGCGTTCGGGACGACGATGCACGGCTTCCTTCGGGATTACAGGCTGGAACGTGGGCAAAAGATGATAAAAGAGGGGATGGGAGTAAAGGAGACCTCCCATAAGCTCGGATACACCCACCCCAGCAACTTCATCCACGCATACCGGCGCAAATTCGGCCATCCCCCAGGCGCCGGGCGCAGAATACCGGAATAA
- a CDS encoding DUF1573 domain-containing protein translates to MRVTLLSLLAVLILTFPASAATITVTANAADALNGADGSCALREAIKNMNDGADTFADCAKTGAAYGTSDTINIPAGTYTNAIAGGIGEDANATGDLDILANVTITGAGAGSSIIDGGALDRVIHIGAGRTVSFSGVTIQNGLNAGDGGGIYNGVATLTVTNSTISGNTTTSNGGGIYNSLGGTATVTNSTISGNATTFGGAGGGGGIYNGGRITVTNTTITGNTSNGWGGGIYDDEIGTITNCTISGNTAATNIGGGILANFNVTVINSTITNNSGAGIYRNSGIVTISNSIIVNQAADWDCSNGGFTSNGHNLDSDGTCGLGGAGDISNSALANLAALANNGGSTQTHALQVGSAAIDAGDCNGGSVTTDQRGYTRPSGSACDIGSYEYGAVAPVVEAGSSSSSASSTSGCTDYHATNYSPSATSNDGSCIFPDPDLGDIGSQTVSFGPVAISRSSTQTIVIENGGGISTFIHRVDISGTGFTIVSDTCTNQPVIPGRSCEIVIAFNPGTEGDVTGTVEVWTNNSRYYPLTIALSGASSGQPPTEPALMAPGDGETITGTSVTLQWTPGQAPDGGSVTNKVFVCESADFTGCSEPTATARSSGAVVPAAFVVVMGLLAPLGMRTRRGRTLAIAFLLIAGSAFASCGGGSSKSTTSDNSIKQTVTGLKPSTVYYWKVTSETATGAATDSPVRNFTTGM, encoded by the coding sequence ATGCGTGTCACACTATTGTCGTTGCTGGCTGTTCTCATATTGACCTTTCCGGCAAGCGCCGCCACCATCACCGTCACCGCAAACGCGGCGGACGCGCTAAACGGGGCGGACGGCAGTTGCGCCCTGCGCGAAGCGATCAAGAACATGAACGACGGGGCCGACACCTTCGCCGACTGCGCCAAGACCGGCGCCGCCTATGGCACAAGCGACACCATAAACATCCCGGCAGGGACATATACCAACGCCATCGCCGGGGGGATCGGTGAAGACGCCAACGCCACGGGGGACCTGGACATTCTCGCAAACGTCACCATCACCGGCGCCGGGGCCGGAAGCTCCATTATAGACGGCGGCGCCTTAGACCGGGTGATTCATATCGGCGCGGGGCGGACAGTTTCCTTCTCCGGGGTCACCATCCAAAACGGATTAAACGCCGGTGATGGCGGCGGCATTTATAACGGCGTCGCCACGCTCACCGTCACCAACTCCACCATCAGCGGAAATACGACGACCAGCAACGGCGGCGGCATTTATAACAGCTTGGGCGGCACGGCCACGGTCACCAACTCCACCATCAGCGGCAACGCGACAACCTTCGGCGGCGCTGGCGGCGGCGGCGGCATTTATAACGGCGGCAGGATCACCGTCACCAACACTACCATCACCGGCAATACATCAAACGGCTGGGGCGGCGGTATTTATGACGACGAAATTGGCACTATCACCAACTGCACCATCAGCGGCAACACGGCGGCGACCAATATTGGCGGAGGAATATTAGCCAACTTTAATGTCACCGTCATAAACTCCACCATAACAAACAACAGCGGCGCCGGAATTTACCGTAACTCAGGGATTGTCACCATATCCAACAGCATCATTGTCAATCAGGCCGCTGACTGGGATTGTTCCAATGGTGGATTTACTTCCAACGGCCATAACCTGGACAGCGATGGGACGTGCGGGCTTGGCGGGGCTGGGGATATTTCCAACTCGGCTCTGGCCAACCTTGCCGCGCTTGCGAACAATGGCGGTTCAACGCAGACACACGCTTTGCAGGTTGGCAGCGCGGCCATAGACGCTGGCGATTGCAACGGCGGGTCCGTCACCACAGACCAGCGGGGTTACACTCGCCCATCCGGTTCGGCATGCGACATCGGGTCGTATGAGTATGGAGCCGTGGCTCCAGTGGTGGAGGCGGGCTCTTCATCTTCATCCGCTTCCTCCACCTCTGGTTGCACGGACTATCACGCCACAAACTATAGTCCATCCGCCACATCCAATGACGGCAGTTGTATTTTCCCCGATCCTGATCTTGGCGACATTGGTTCGCAAACCGTCAGCTTCGGCCCAGTGGCGATATCACGAAGCTCCACCCAGACCATCGTCATAGAGAACGGCGGCGGCATCTCAACGTTCATCCACCGGGTGGACATATCGGGAACCGGATTCACGATTGTCAGCGACACTTGCACCAACCAGCCGGTGATACCGGGCAGGTCGTGCGAAATAGTGATCGCGTTCAATCCCGGAACCGAGGGTGATGTTACAGGAACTGTGGAGGTATGGACGAATAACTCCAGGTATTATCCATTGACCATTGCGTTGTCCGGCGCAAGTTCCGGCCAACCGCCCACAGAGCCAGCGCTGATGGCGCCAGGCGATGGCGAGACCATTACAGGGACATCGGTGACGTTGCAATGGACGCCGGGCCAGGCGCCGGACGGCGGCTCGGTGACCAACAAGGTCTTTGTATGCGAATCGGCGGACTTTACCGGATGTTCAGAACCAACGGCGACGGCAAGGTCATCAGGCGCGGTGGTTCCAGCGGCGTTTGTGGTGGTGATGGGGCTTCTGGCGCCGTTGGGGATGAGGACGCGGCGGGGGCGAACGCTGGCGATAGCGTTTTTACTCATCGCCGGTTCCGCGTTTGCCTCCTGCGGCGGCGGATCGTCCAAGTCCACCACCAGCGACAATTCGATAAAACAGACCGTGACCGGGCTTAAGCCAAGCACGGTCTATTACTGGAAGGTGACATCCGAGACCGCCACAGGCGCGGCGACCGACAGCCCCGTGAGGAATTTTACGACGGGAATGTAG